A window of Trichoderma atroviride chromosome 3, complete sequence contains these coding sequences:
- a CDS encoding uncharacterized protein (EggNog:ENOG41~TransMembrane:2 (i21-40o46-62i)) gives MIGISTWDYVFIRTCIFLLRLIAPLSVIYSLVSCLIHFPFHIPHVLEVWLNLETVFYLLIYLPRKNYLQTVVTHPAAGRDDRRRLFQRCHSNIPDPDRYLTKWFRDAPVAEIKRENVKDFFRWAFLNSGEPDPAYDEELGGVYWRDGEVVGEEAGTWPR, from the coding sequence ATGATAGGCATATCCACCTGGGACTACGTTTTCATTCGAACATGCATATTCCTCCTGCGCCTCATTGCACCCCTTAGCGTTATCTATTCGCTCGTCAGCTGCTTAATCCATTTCCCGTTCCATATCCCCCATGTGCTAGAGGTATGGCTCAATCTCGAGACAGTATTCTACCTTCTCATCTATCTCCCGCGCAAAAATTACCTCCAGACAGTCGTGACACATCCCGCCGCCGGCCGTGACGATCGCCGGAGGTTGTTCCAGCGCTGCCACAGTAATATCCCGGATCCGGACCGGTATTTAACGAAATGGTTCCGTGATGCGCCGGTAGCAGAGATTAAACGGGAGAACGTCAAGGATTTCTTCCGGTGGGCGTTCCTAAACTCCGGCGAGCCTGATCCGGCATATGACGAGGAGCTGGGGGGAGTATattggagagatggagaagttGTTGGGGAGGAAGCTGGAACCTGGCCGCGGTGA